A genomic window from Candidatus Hydrogenedentota bacterium includes:
- a CDS encoding alpha-mannosidase has product MPLIRSLLSLFAIWLALPVSPREANPDVHAFYYSWYGNPQTDGAWRQWDHAVAARNPDEKHTCKPPEDIGANFYPEIGLYSSNDPNAVAQHMQHLKQAGVGVVSATWWGIGDYTDAALQILFDEAARAGVRVNFHIEPFGGRDGNGFRKALVHLLDRWGNHPALYRNANHGNRPLVYLYDSYKTPASEWARVLTPQGDLTIRGTAYDVIAIGLWVKEDETAFLRQGGFDGFYTYFATDRFTYGSTWANWPALAEIARENNWIFIPSVGPGYEDRKIRPWNGVNSRAREKGAYYDRAFQAAIAANPALISITSFNEWHEGTQIEPARSHPPALPPEPDGKRQVFYLDNEGLPPDWYLDRTRHWIGVWEGPDETPPER; this is encoded by the coding sequence ATGCCCCTGATCCGTTCCCTGCTCAGCCTCTTCGCCATCTGGCTTGCCCTCCCCGTATCGCCCCGGGAAGCCAACCCCGACGTACACGCGTTCTACTATTCCTGGTACGGAAACCCGCAGACCGACGGCGCCTGGCGCCAGTGGGACCACGCCGTCGCCGCGCGCAACCCCGACGAGAAGCACACCTGCAAACCGCCCGAAGACATCGGAGCAAACTTCTACCCGGAAATCGGACTGTACAGTTCCAACGACCCCAACGCCGTGGCGCAACACATGCAACACCTCAAACAGGCCGGCGTCGGCGTTGTCTCCGCGACCTGGTGGGGGATAGGCGACTACACCGACGCCGCGCTGCAAATCCTGTTCGACGAGGCCGCCCGCGCCGGCGTCCGCGTCAACTTCCACATCGAGCCCTTCGGCGGGCGCGACGGCAACGGATTCCGCAAGGCGCTGGTCCACCTCCTCGATCGCTGGGGAAACCACCCCGCGCTCTACCGAAACGCCAACCACGGGAACCGCCCCCTGGTCTACCTGTACGACAGCTACAAGACCCCGGCAAGCGAGTGGGCCCGCGTCCTGACGCCCCAGGGCGACCTGACCATCCGCGGAACCGCGTACGATGTGATCGCCATCGGGCTTTGGGTCAAGGAGGACGAAACCGCCTTCCTGCGCCAGGGCGGCTTCGACGGCTTCTACACCTACTTCGCGACCGACCGGTTCACCTACGGATCCACCTGGGCGAACTGGCCCGCGCTCGCAGAAATCGCACGCGAGAACAACTGGATCTTCATCCCCAGCGTCGGCCCCGGCTACGAAGACCGCAAGATCCGGCCCTGGAACGGCGTCAACAGCCGCGCGCGCGAAAAGGGCGCCTACTACGACCGCGCCTTCCAGGCGGCCATCGCCGCAAATCCCGCCCTGATCTCCATCACCTCCTTCAACGAGTGGCACGAGGGCACCCAGATCGAGCCCGCACGCAGCCATCCGCCCGCACTGCCGCCCGAGCCCGACGGCAAACGCCAGGTCTTCTACCTCGACAACGAAGGCCTCCCACCGGACTGGTATCTCGACCGGACCCGCCACTGGATCGGCGTGTGGGAGGGGCCGGACGAGACGCCGCCCGAGAGATGA